One window of the Seriola aureovittata isolate HTS-2021-v1 ecotype China chromosome 22, ASM2101889v1, whole genome shotgun sequence genome contains the following:
- the mapk12b gene encoding mitogen-activated protein kinase 12b isoform X1, with protein MAVRSRTGFYRQEVNRTVWEVPERYRDLKQVGTGAYGTVCSAWDRRTGTQVAIKKLHRPFQSKLFAKRAYRELRLLKHMKHENVIGLLDVFTAEISLDRLRDFYLVMPFMGTDLGKLMKLERLSEDRVQFLVYQMLKGLKYIHSAGIIHRDLKPGNLAINPDCELKILDFGLARQADTEMTGYVVTRWYRAPEVILNWMHYTQTVDIWSAGCIMAEMLLGKPLFKGSDHLDQLREIMKMTGTPTADFVVKLQSQDAKNYIRNLPKVPKKDLHSVFSKASPNAVCVLEKMLLLDPERRVSAAEALDLPFFSDFRDTEEETEALPYDQTMDNTDLPLDQWKRHTFTEILTFRLPRDSKETSL; from the exons ATGGCTGTGCGGTCCAGGACGGGATTCTACCGGCAGGAGGTAAACAGAACTGTGTGGGAGGTTCCGGAGAGGTACCGGGACTTGAAGCAGGTCGGGACAGGAGCGTATGGAACAGTGTG TTCAGCATGGGACCGCCGGACAGGGACGCAGGTGGCCATCAAGAAACTCCACCGGCCCTTCCAGTCCAAACTTTTTGCCAAAAGGGCATACAGAGAGCTGCGACTCCTCAAACAcatgaagcatgaaaat GTGATTGGTCTGCTGGATGTTTTCACTGCTGAAATCTCATTGGACCGTTTACGTGACTT TTACCTGGTGATGCCGTTCATGGGCACTGACCTGGGGAAGCTGATGAAGCTGGAGAGGTTATCGGAGGACAGAGTGCAGTTCCTCGTCTATCAGATGCTGAAAGGACTCAAG taTATCCATTCCGCAGGGATCATCCACAGG GACCTTAAACCTGGAAATTTGGCCATTAACCCAGACTGCGAGTTAAAG ATTCTTGACTTTGGCCTGGCGAGGCAGGCGGACACAGAAATGACCGGCTACGTTGTGACACGCTGGTACCGAGCACCTGAGGTCATCCTCAACTGGATGCACTACACACAAACTG TGGATATCTGGTCTGCAGGTTGCATCATGGCAGAGATGCTGCTGGGAAAGCCGCTGTTCAAGGGAAGCGATC ACCTGGACCAACTCAGAGAAATCATGAAGATGACAGGAACTCCAACTGCTGACTTTGTTGTGAAGCTACAGAGCCAAGAT GCCAAAAACTACATCAGAAATCTAccaaaagtgccaaaaaaagatTTGCACTCTGTTTTCTCCAAAGCTAGCCCAAATG CCGTGTGTGTCTTGGAAAAGATGCTGCTCCTGGACCCTGAGAGGAGGGTGAGCGCCGCGGAGGCGCTGGACCTGCCTTTCTTTAGCGatttcagagacacagaggaggagactgagGCGCTGCCCTACGATCAGACCATGGACAACACAGACCTGCCGCTGGACCAGTGGAAAC GTCACACTTTCACAGAGATACTGACCTTCAGGCTGCCCCGGGACTCAAAGGAGACGTCACTTTAA
- the mapk12b gene encoding mitogen-activated protein kinase 12b isoform X2, whose amino-acid sequence MAVRSRTGFYRQEVNRTVWEVPERYRDLKQVGTGAYGTVCSAWDRRTGTQVAIKKLHRPFQSKLFAKRAYRELRLLKHMKHENVIGLLDVFTAEISLDRLRDFYLVMPFMGTDLGKLMKLERLSEDRVQFLVYQMLKGLKYIHSAGIIHRILDFGLARQADTEMTGYVVTRWYRAPEVILNWMHYTQTVDIWSAGCIMAEMLLGKPLFKGSDHLDQLREIMKMTGTPTADFVVKLQSQDAKNYIRNLPKVPKKDLHSVFSKASPNAVCVLEKMLLLDPERRVSAAEALDLPFFSDFRDTEEETEALPYDQTMDNTDLPLDQWKRHTFTEILTFRLPRDSKETSL is encoded by the exons ATGGCTGTGCGGTCCAGGACGGGATTCTACCGGCAGGAGGTAAACAGAACTGTGTGGGAGGTTCCGGAGAGGTACCGGGACTTGAAGCAGGTCGGGACAGGAGCGTATGGAACAGTGTG TTCAGCATGGGACCGCCGGACAGGGACGCAGGTGGCCATCAAGAAACTCCACCGGCCCTTCCAGTCCAAACTTTTTGCCAAAAGGGCATACAGAGAGCTGCGACTCCTCAAACAcatgaagcatgaaaat GTGATTGGTCTGCTGGATGTTTTCACTGCTGAAATCTCATTGGACCGTTTACGTGACTT TTACCTGGTGATGCCGTTCATGGGCACTGACCTGGGGAAGCTGATGAAGCTGGAGAGGTTATCGGAGGACAGAGTGCAGTTCCTCGTCTATCAGATGCTGAAAGGACTCAAG taTATCCATTCCGCAGGGATCATCCACAGG ATTCTTGACTTTGGCCTGGCGAGGCAGGCGGACACAGAAATGACCGGCTACGTTGTGACACGCTGGTACCGAGCACCTGAGGTCATCCTCAACTGGATGCACTACACACAAACTG TGGATATCTGGTCTGCAGGTTGCATCATGGCAGAGATGCTGCTGGGAAAGCCGCTGTTCAAGGGAAGCGATC ACCTGGACCAACTCAGAGAAATCATGAAGATGACAGGAACTCCAACTGCTGACTTTGTTGTGAAGCTACAGAGCCAAGAT GCCAAAAACTACATCAGAAATCTAccaaaagtgccaaaaaaagatTTGCACTCTGTTTTCTCCAAAGCTAGCCCAAATG CCGTGTGTGTCTTGGAAAAGATGCTGCTCCTGGACCCTGAGAGGAGGGTGAGCGCCGCGGAGGCGCTGGACCTGCCTTTCTTTAGCGatttcagagacacagaggaggagactgagGCGCTGCCCTACGATCAGACCATGGACAACACAGACCTGCCGCTGGACCAGTGGAAAC GTCACACTTTCACAGAGATACTGACCTTCAGGCTGCCCCGGGACTCAAAGGAGACGTCACTTTAA
- the LOC130163670 gene encoding hemicentin-1-like, with protein sequence MVHHSACVLLLLLTCLAGFSASETEHSGTMVDISYGPSAVEISGFSIVTVGIPYSFQCTANCYPGCKFTWTRGNVTSQGPELTLQLLHIEPTKTLTCTVVNPTTGKSVSVHKTLQVTAGPSNIRISGPPMLTYGFESNFTCSASCYPSCSYSWAVILDGQKYQTAQGNTISVTPPYNTVISETLLCQAEDTVSHLFISTTLKLWVASLSDISIDGDHTVTMGKQYKFICFATCIPSCTFTWKYMGKTFLGDQIQMPILHQGKPKFYSQLEINLSDYSKIEPLTCEATNSISHATLTTTMNLTVIDPISVRPTSQAQPVAGESFSLQCAGSQNPASITWLKNKHPVLASERVRFSPDNTTMSFSPLLQTDDGLYQCVVAEGELPIQSVSYKMQVKYGPSSVVISGVDIVTVGKLYVFQCSASCYPTCKFTWTCGNVTSRGPELSLQVEELHPTQNLTCTAVNPATSMSVTAQKTLQVTAGPSNVQISGPAFMTAGVASNFTCSADCYPSCSYTWTVGSGEEILSTAQGNTISVTPPPGTVTSETLVCKAEDTVTLLSSSSRLHLWVASLSNVTITGDSTVSIGKQYTFICSATCIPSCTFTLTYMGKTYERSELQIIASDFSITEPLTCVVTNTVSNATLTTTKNLTVIDPFSVRPTSQALPVAGESFSLQCAGSQKPASITWLKNKHPMLASERVWFSPDNTTMSFSPLLRADGGLYQCLVLEDGNHDHNNKSRQESRTPILSVGYLMHVNYGPDEVQIVQRSKGPVGEEMVVLTGSTTELQCLTDCFPVCSITWFYHDKFLSTNSSILFTPVTPPYKAALTCVAFNPVTKENRTAETVVVVPEGPKNVVISGPDSLEIGVPASFTCSAECTPSCSFTWTVYGKNVTGSAIDISVNRHVSKESISCRAENTFTGKTAMISETLGVSDPHWCGC encoded by the exons ATGGTTCATCACTCAGCCTgtgtgctgttgctgctgctcacctGCCTGGCAG GTTTTTCTGCCAGTGAAACTGAGCACAGTGGAACCATGGTGGACATCTCAT ACGGGCCGTCCGCAGTTGAGATCAGTGGGTTTTCCATAGTGACAGTGGGGATCCCCTACAGCTTCCAGTGCACAGCCAACTGCTACCCAGGCTGCAAGTTCACCTGGACCAGGGGTAACGTGACCTCTCAGGGGCCAGAGCTGAccctgcagctcctgcacaTAGAGCCAACAAAGaccctgacctgcacagtggtGAACCCCACAACAGGGAAGTCAGTCTCTGTCCACAAGACGCTGCAAGTGACAG CTGGACCGTCGAACATACGGATCAGCGGTCCTCCCATGCTGACTTACGGTTTTGAATCCAACTTTACCTGCTCAGCCAGCTGCTACCCCTCCTGCAGCTACTCATGGGCTGTTATCCTGGACGGTCAGAAGTACCAAACTGCACAAGGCAACACAATCTCTGTCACTCCACCTTACAACACTGTCATCTCTGAAACTCTCCTCTGCCAGGCTGAGGACACCGTCTCACATCTCTTCATCTCTACAACTCTGAAGCTGTGGGTGGCAA GTTTATCGGACATCAGCATCGATGGTGACCACACGGTGACGATGGGAAAACAGTACAAGTTCATATGCTTTGCCACATGCATCCCATCCTGCACTTTCACATGGAAGTACATGGGGAAGACTTTCCTGGGTGACCAAATCCAGATGCCCATCTTGCACCAGGGGAAACCAAAGTTTTACAGTCAACTTGAGATCAACCTTAGCGACTACTCGAAAATAGAGCCACTGACCTGTGAGGCAACAAACTCTATATCTCACGCCACTCTCACCACCACTATGAACCTCACCGTCATTG ACCCCATCTCAGTGCGTCCCACCTCTCAGGCCCAACCAGTGGCAGGCgagtctttctctctgcagtgtgcTGGCTCTCAGAACCCAGCCTCCATCACATGGCTGAAGAACAAACACCCAGTGCTAGCATCTGAAAGAGTGCGGTTCTCCCCTGACAACACCACGATGAGCTTCAGTCCTCTCCTGCAGACGGATGATGGTTTATACCAGTGTGTGGTGGCAGAGGGGGAGCTCCCCATCCAGTCTGTCAGCTACAAGATGCAAGTAAAAT ATGGGCCGTCTTCAGTGGTGATCAGTGGGGTCGACATAGTGACAGTGGGAAAACTGTATGTTTTCCAGTGCTCAGCCAGCTGCTACCCGACCTGTAAGTTCACCTGGACCTGTGGTAATGTGACCTCTCGGGGTCCGGAGCTGAGTTTGCAGGTTGAGGAACTACACCCGACACAAAACCTGACCTGCACAGCAGTTAATCCTGCTACATCAATGTCAGTCACCGCCCAGAAGACGCTGCAAGTGACAG CTGGACCATCAAATGTACAGATCAGCGGTCCAGCCTTTATGACTGCAGGGGTTGCGTCTAACTTTACCTGCTCTGCTGACTGCTACCCCTCCTGCAGCTACACCTGGACTGTTGGCTCTGGAGAAGAGATCCTCAGTACCGCACAGGGCAACACAATTTCTGTCACTCCACCTCCAGGCACCGTCACCTCTGAAACGCTCGTCTGTAAAGCTGAGGACACCGTCACACTTCTCTCGTCCTCTTCGAGGCTGCATCTCTGGGTGGCAA GCTTATCTAACGTTACCATCACTGGTGACAGCACAGTGTCGATTGGAAAACAGTACACATTCATATGCTCGGCCACATGCATCCCATCCTGCACCTTTACGCTGACATACATGGGGAAGACTTATGAGAGAAGTGAGCTGCAGATCATCGCTAGTGACTTCTCTATAACTGAACCTCTGACCTGTGTGGTCACAAACACAGTATCTAATGCCACTCTCACCACCACTAAGAACCTCACTGTGATTG ACCCGTTTTCAGTGCGTCCCACCTCTCAGGCTCTACCGGTTGCAGGCGAGTCTTTCTCTCTGCAATGTGCTGGCTCTCAGAAGCCAGCCTCCATCACATGGCTGAAGAACAAACACCCAATGCTAGCGTCTGAAAGAGTGTGGTTCTCCCCTGACAACACCACGATGAGCTTCAGTCCTCTCCTGCGAGCGGATGGAGGTTTATACCAATGTTTGGTACTAGAGGATGGAAACCACGACCACAACAACAAGAGTCGACAAGAGTCTAGAACTCCCATCCTGTCTGTTGGCTACCTGATGCATGTAAACT ATGGGCCAGACGAGGTGCAGATTGTGCAACGCAGCAAAGGGCCAGTGGGTGAGGAGATGGTCGTCCTGACCGGGTCCacaacagagctgcagtgtttgaCTGACTGCTTCCCCGTCTGCTCCATCACCTGGTTTTACCATGACAAATTTCTGTCCACAAATTCCTCCATACTCTTCACACCTGTAACACCTCCATACAAGGCTGCTCTCACCTGTGTGGCGTTCAACCCTGtgacaaaggaaaacagaacCGCTGAGACTGTCGTGGTGGTGCCTG AGGGACCAAAGAACGTGGTGATTTCAGGACCAGACTCTCTTGAAATTGGGGTCCCGGCGAGCTTTACATGCTCAGCTGAGTGCACTCCTTCCTGCAGCTTCACGTGGACCGTGTACGGGAAGAACGTGACGGGCAGCGCCATCGACATCTCTGTGAACCGCCACGTTTCCAAGGAGTCCATCAGCTGCCGGGCTGAGAACACGTTCACCGGGAAGACGGCGATGATCAGCGAGACGCTCGGTGTCTCAG ATCCTCACTGGTGTGGATGTTGA
- the rpap3 gene encoding RNA polymerase II-associated protein 3: MSGGNKAIELQLQMRQNAEDLHSFMKELESWETDMKKRDEELRTEGPQEVQRELPPVRNKDYKTKLREKKKKKKMETVGNGDTKAEESKQASKIKAYDYRSWDKFDVDKALAEMDKEESPAESNESDSEEAAVDQEKALAEKEKGNKFFKDGMYDEAIECYTRGMGEDPYSPVLPTNRATSFFRLKKYAVAESDCNLAIALDSNYFKAYARRGAARFALKKYESALEDYEMVLKLDPGNMEAQNEVKKIKEALGHEAPTILSEATQPQEAPTVDPEQQRLMEEQQRRQEAVIQKDRGNAYFKEGKYEAAAECYSRGMEADSMNVLLPANRAMAFLKLERYKEAEEDCTKAIYLDSTYSKAFARRGTARVALGKLEEAKQDFQELLNLEPGNKQALNELQKLQIDASSSGLLQTEDSSQRRTVRPINKPTHLRSTKPLRRIDIEEISVKASDPEVESGGSKSHVQEVVRETEDGSSPLSTSPSAKMIKIEEISDAPSHASDQLPPSRQTGQPAQKNITHPPELLTNCSTTVTDPPPPPNTSFQLEADLRKIGKQPEVIYRYLRQIKPEAFSKIFQNSLEPDILNQILKTLHEFYMKNEAPAVTLGILSSLASTRRFDMAVMFMSSPEKKVLKDLFDFLHQAELEGSSVVALQKKYGV, from the exons ATGTCTGGGGGAAACAAAGCCATTGAGTTACAGCTTCAGATGCGGCAGAACGCGGAGGATCTGCACAGCTTCATGAAGGAGCTGGAGAGCTGGGAGACAGACATGaagaagagagatgaggagCTGAGGACAGAAGGACCCCAGGAGGttcag AGGGAACTCCCACCTGTGCGCAACAAAGACTACAAAACAAAGTtgagggaaaagaagaagaagaagaaaatggagaCTGTTGGAAATGGTGACACAAAAGCAGAAGAGTCCAAACAAGCATCGAAGATTAAAGCATACGACTATCGATCATGGGACAAGTTTGATGTG GACAAGGCTCTGGCAGAGATGGATAAAGAGGAAAGTCCAGCAGAGTCAAATGAGTCGGACTCAGAAGAAGCTGCAGTTGATCAGGAGAAAGCGCTGGCAGAGAAGGAAAAG GGTAATAAGTTCTTCAAAGATGGGATGTATGATGAAGCCATTGAATGTTACACCAGAGGGATGGGGGAAGATCCTTACAGCCCCGTGCTTCCTACAAACAGAGCCACCTCCTTCTTCCGGCTCAAAAA GTACGCTGTGGCAGAGTCCGACTGCAACTTGGCCATCGCTCTGGACAGTAACTACTTCAAAGCGTATGCCCGAAGAGGAGCAGCACGGTTTGCACTGAAGAAATATGAATCTGCATTAGAAG ATTATGAGATGGTTCTCAAGCTTGACCCTGGAAACATGGAAGCACAGAATGAAGTGAAGAAAATTAAAGAG GCCCTCGGACACGAGGCACCGACCATCCTAAGTGAAGCCACGCAGCCACAGGAGGCTCCCACAGTCGACCCCGAGCAGCAGAGActgatggaggagcagcagaggaggcaggAAGCGGTTATACAAAAAGACAGA GGGAATGCTTATTTCAAAGAGGGGAAGTACGAAGCAGCTGCAGAGTGCTACAGCAGAGGCATGGAGGCGGACAGTATGAACGTCCTTCTTCCTGCCAACAGAGCCATGGCCTTCCTCAAGCTGGAGAG GTATAAAGAGGCGGAGGAGGACTGCACTAAAGCCATTTATCTGGACAGTACTTACTCCAAGGCTTTTGCCCGCCGAGGCACAGCCAGAGTGGCTTTAGGGAAACTGGAGGAGGCCAAACAAG aTTTTCAGGAGCTGTTGAACCTGGAGCCAGGCAACAAACAGGCCTTGAATGAACTACAGAAACTCCAGATT GACGCGTCTTCCAGCGGCCTTCTTCAAACAGAGGACAGCTCACAGAGGAGAACAGTCCGGCCAATCAACAAACCGACACATCTGCGCTCAACT aaacctctGAGGAGGATTGACATTGAGGAAATCAGTGTAAAGGCCTCGGATCCTGAGGTGGAGTCAGGTGGGTCCAAGTCCCACGTCCAGGAAGTGGTGAGGGAGACTGAGGACGGGTCCTCTCCACTGTCGACGTCACCCAGCGCCAAGATGATCAAAATTGAGGAGATATCAGACGCCCCCTCACACGCATCAGACCA GCTTCCtcccagcagacagacaggacaaccAGCGCAGAAGAACATCACTCATCCACCTGAACTATTGACCAATTGCTCCACCACAGTAACAGACCCGCCTCCTCCACCCAACACCAGCTTCCAGCTGGAGGCCGACCTCCGCAAGATCGGAAAGCAGCCTGAAGTGATTTACAGATATCTGAGG CAAATCAAGCCTGAGGCATTCTCAAAGATTTTCCAAAACTCCCTTGAACCTGACATCCTCAATCAGATCCTGAAGACGCTGCACGAGTTCTACATGAA GAATGAAGCGCCGGCTGTTACACTGGGGATCCTCAGCAGTCTGGCAAGCACGAGGCGCTTCGACATGGCCGTCATGTTCATGTCGTCTCCAGAGAAGAAAG TGCTTAAAGATCTGTTTGACTTCCTTCACCAAGCCGAGCTGGAAGGATCGTCTGTCGTAGCGTTACAGAAGAAGTACGGTGTGTGA
- the atp23 gene encoding mitochondrial inner membrane protease ATP23 homolog produces the protein MDQTKQEEDYGYDLFPERNTGKYKKGSIAQSLFTFNHKCQVMLQFAMETSPYAKLLLNAMKSSGCKVFKDRHFSCEDCDGTVSGGFDAASSQIVLCQNNIHQQSHMNRVVTHELIHAFDHCRAHVDWFNNFRHLACSEIRAANLSGDCAFSNEVARFNFGVKQHHQECVRGRALRSILAVRKISREEAEKIVDEVFDTCFNDHAPFGRIPHSKKDAKFAYRDYENRDRYSANL, from the exons ATGGACCAGACTAAACAAGAGGAGGATTATGGATACGATTTATTCCCGGAGAGGAACACGGGGAAGTACAAGAAGGGATCCATCGCGCAGAGCCTGTTCACTTTCAACCACAAGTGTCAGGTCATGTTACAGTTTGCAATGGAAACTA GTCCGTATGCCAAACTGCTCCTCAATGCCATGAAGAGTTCAGGATG CAAAGTATTTAAAGACCGGCATTTCTCCTGTGAAGACTGTGATGGGACCGTCAGCGGTGGCTTTGATGCAGCTTCTTCTCAA ATTGTATTGTGTCAGAACAACATCCACCAGCAGTCCCACATGAACCGAGTGGTCACACATGAGCTCATCCATGCCTTTGATCACTGCCGGGCTCATGTGGACTGGTTCAACAACTTCAGACACCTAGCTTGTTCTGAG ATTCGGGCAGCTAACCTCAGTGGAGACTGCGCCTTTAGCAATGAAGTTGCCAGGTTCAACTTTGGTGTGAAGCAGCATCATCAG GAATGCGTCAGAGGCCGCGCCCTACGCTCCATCCTGGCTGTGAGGAAAATTAGCCGAGAGGAGGCGGAGAAAATCGTCGACGAGGTCTTCGACACGTGTTTCAATGACCACGCGCCCTTTGGGCGGATCCCGCACAGCAAGAAGGATGCCAAGTTTGCCTATAGAGATTATGAAAACAGAGATCGATATAGTGCGAACCTCTAG